The sequence GCTGCTCTCGGGAGCTGCGAGAAAGACGATGACGTTGGCGATTTCGTCGGGCGTTCCGACCCGGCCTACGGGCACGTGGGAGAGCATGCGTTGGGCATTCTCCCGCATCACACCATTTTCTCCATAGAAGAGCGCTTCCGTCGCCTTCGTCAATGTCGAGCCGGGTGCCACGCAGTTCACCAGGATTCCTCGCGGCGCGAGCTCGATGGCCATGGCTCGGGTCAGGTTGATCACGCCTGCCTTGGCAGCGGTGAAGGCGCACTGCAATCTTGCCGGCACGACGCCGAGGACCGAGGCGATATTGATCACACGCCCTCCTCCATTTTGCAGCATCAGTGCGGTGGCGCATCGGCTGACGAGAAAGAGTCCTCGCAAATCCACGTTCATAATGTTGTCCCACTCTTCGGAGGGGAAACGGTCGATCGTGACCCGATGATTGAGAGTGTTGAGTCCTGCGTTATTTACCAGGATGTCGATATGCCCGTAGTGAGAGCTGATCCAATCGATCCCAGACTCGACTTCCTGCTGGTTGGAGACATCCATCCGCAGCGGTCGTGCGTTCGGTATCTGCATCACTGCCTGTATCGCCTCATCCTCGTCCAGGTCGGACAACACGACGCTCGCTCCATTGGCCGCGAGCAGGCGCGCCGTGGCAAGGCCGATGCCGCGTGCTCCTCCTGTGACCAGCGCGACTTTCTCTTTCAGGTCGACATTCATCAGAGGAAACGGACCTGATGGATCGTCCCGGAAGAGGGAGGCTGGGCAGGGTTAGGGGACATGTGTTACTTGTCCCCCGGAAGCCCTTTTCCCCTCTACCTGTTTTCGATGGAAATCCTTCTATTTTCGCTGGGATTGGGCGAATTCCGTCGGCGACATGCCAATGAGATTTCGAAACGATGTATTGAAATGACTCAGCGTGTCAAAGCCGACGGCCAGGGCCACTTCAGTGACGCGCATTTCCGGCACGCAAAGGAGTGCCTTTGCCTGCGAAATGCGGTAGGCGCGCAGATAATGTACGCAGCTCATGCCGACCGTATCGCGAAAAATCGATTGCAGTCGGTTCACACTCAGCCCTGAGGCCTTGGCGATCTGTTC comes from Terrimicrobium sacchariphilum and encodes:
- a CDS encoding SDR family NAD(P)-dependent oxidoreductase, with translation MNVDLKEKVALVTGGARGIGLATARLLAANGASVVLSDLDEDEAIQAVMQIPNARPLRMDVSNQQEVESGIDWISSHYGHIDILVNNAGLNTLNHRVTIDRFPSEEWDNIMNVDLRGLFLVSRCATALMLQNGGGRVINIASVLGVVPARLQCAFTAAKAGVINLTRAMAIELAPRGILVNCVAPGSTLTKATEALFYGENGVMRENAQRMLSHVPVGRVGTPDEIANVIVFLAAPESSYITGQTLCVDGGWSAGGFMRDF